One Watersipora subatra chromosome 4, tzWatSuba1.1, whole genome shotgun sequence genomic window carries:
- the LOC137394081 gene encoding uncharacterized protein, translated as MEQEKEQMEQQKEQIEQQMEETRQLMEIVIQSMENKGVATPSFTAFDLNIDMWTDYFLRFKTFTGANFSLMTKPGSTAVGSQSTMVNFAEAANKSSNPQHHQEYETKLEDRPISTPSAQTGEFSGADTNHQRPPTAAPRKPFTEGHTPQQLVLPTSGTMTPAQSSNPHHSAEQPNIVCGEQTTFSHVSKRPAPKMAEKASSSHGQDDNDVSPKYKKTEVDGSSIPYPPDVHQTSLTQTEMQEASPSDIALTDTKNDSQAQVALNTDPTADGAARYVTHINLAGRRLNSPDHPSTMQTSDPTLPRTSTVSSTTSQVTNNSDYELESEFGGSSKLQDDPGPSQRSGDNNQGSGDNNQGSGDDNQDSGDNNQGSGDSNQGSGDNNQGSGDSNQGSGDNNQGSGDNIQDVTENVSKGCLKDSHPIQATGEDGDERPMQSDEGGEPDKEETSTSRKPAKPGNIQI; from the exons ATGGAGCAGGAGAAAGAACAGATGGAGCAGCAGAAAGAACAGATAGAGCAGCAGATGGAGGAGACTAGACAGCTGATGGAAATAGTAATACAATCAATGGAGAATAAAGGAGTAGCTACTCCTAGTTTTACTGCTTTTGATTTAAACATAGACATGTGGACAGATTACTTTTTACGATTCAAGACATTTACAGGAGCTAATTTTTCACTGATGACAAA GCCTGGCAGTACTGCAGTAGGTTCTCAGTCAACTATGGTCAATTTTGCGGAGGCTGCTAACAAAAGTTCAAACCCACAACACCATCAAG AGTACGAAACTAAATTGGAGGATCGACCGATCAGCACACCCTCCGCGCAAACCGGAGAGTTCAGTGGAGCAGACACGAATCACCAAAGACCTCCCACCGCAGCTCCCAGAAAGCCTTTTACTGAAGGACATACTCCTCAACAATTAGTACTGCCAACATCTGGCACAATGACACCTGCCCAGTCTTCAAACCCGCATCACTCAGCAGAACAACCTAACAT AGTTTGTGGTGAGCAAACAACTTTTTCACATGTGAGCAAGAGACCAGCTCCAAAAATGGCTGAGAAAGCTTCTTCATCTCACGGCCAAGATG ATAACGATGTATCACCAAAGTATAAAAAAACGGAGGTCGATGGCTCGTCTATCCCATACCCTCCTGATGTACATCAAACATCCTTGACCCAGACTGAAATGCAGGAAGCTTCTCCATCTGACATTGCATTGACTGACACCAAAAATGACTCCCAAGCTCAGGTAGCTCTTAACACTGACCCTACAGCGGATGGTGCCGCCCGGTATGTAACACATATCAACTTGGCCGGTCGTAGGCTAAACTCTCCTGACCATCCATCAACTATGCAAACTTCAGACCCTACTCTTCCAAGGACAAGCACGGTTTCATCTACAACTAGTCAGGTGACTAACAACAGCGACTATGAACTTGAGAGTGAATTTGGTGGCAGCAGCAAACTGCAGG ATGATCCTGGGCCCAGTCAGCGTTCTGGTGATAACAATCAGGGTTCTGGTGATAACAATCAGGGTTCTGGTGATGACAATCAGGATTCTGGTGATAACAATCAGGGTTCTGGTGATAGCAATCAGGGTTCTGGTGATAACAATCAGGGTTCTGGTGATAGCAATCAGGGTTCTGGTGATAACAATCAGGGTTCTGGTGATAACATTCAGGATGTGACAGAAAATGTCTCAAAAGGATGTCTCAAAGATTCGCATCCTATCCAAGCAACAGGTGAAGATGGAG ATGAGAGACCAATGCAAAGTGATGAGGGTGGTGAACCTGATAAAGAAGAAACCTCAACCTCTAGAAAACCTGCAAAGCCAGGTAACATTCAAATATAA